A genomic window from Winogradskyella sp. J14-2 includes:
- the trpC gene encoding indole-3-glycerol phosphate synthase TrpC, translating into MNILDKIVIDKRKEVALRKSLIPLKQLETSVLFERSTISLSERLKNSTSGIIAEHKRRSPSKSTINQNLNVQDVAKGYEDAGVCGMSVLTDGKYFGGSLDDLLLARASCNLSLLRKEFIIDTYQILEAKAYGADVILLIAAILTKEEIKQFSELAKSLDLDVLLEVHNLEELQKSIMPTIDMLGVNNRNLKTFEVSLETSKTLSNHIPDDFVKVSESGISSIEAIKELQPYGYKGFLIGENFMKTDNPGESATKFIKDLAGF; encoded by the coding sequence ATGAACATCCTAGATAAAATAGTAATTGACAAACGCAAAGAAGTTGCACTTCGAAAAAGCCTTATTCCTTTAAAACAATTGGAAACTTCAGTGCTTTTTGAAAGATCAACAATCTCGCTCTCTGAGCGTTTAAAAAACAGCACTTCAGGCATCATTGCAGAGCACAAGAGACGTTCACCATCAAAATCTACAATCAACCAAAACTTGAATGTGCAAGATGTTGCTAAGGGTTATGAAGATGCTGGTGTTTGTGGCATGTCTGTGCTTACAGATGGAAAATATTTTGGTGGTTCTTTAGACGATTTATTATTAGCTAGAGCCAGTTGCAATTTGTCACTATTACGCAAAGAATTTATTATTGACACCTATCAAATCTTAGAAGCTAAAGCTTATGGAGCTGATGTCATTTTGTTGATTGCGGCAATCCTAACTAAGGAAGAAATAAAGCAATTTTCAGAATTAGCTAAAAGCCTAGATCTAGATGTTTTGCTTGAGGTTCATAATTTAGAAGAGCTTCAAAAGTCCATTATGCCAACCATTGACATGCTAGGTGTTAATAACAGAAATTTAAAAACTTTTGAAGTAAGCCTAGAAACATCAAAAACATTGAGCAATCACATTCCTGATGATTTTGTAAAAGTTTCAGAAAGTGGTATCAGTTCTATTGAAGCCATAAAGGAATTGCAACCTTATGGATACAAAGGTTTTTTAATTGGTGAAAATTTTATGAAAACTGATAATCCTGGAGAGAGTGCAACAAAATTTATAAAAGACCTAGCAGGTTTTTAA